CTCCTAAGTTCGTGGACGGAGCTACGTATATGGAGCTGTTCAATGAAGCTGTGAAGAATGATGGCAGTCCGGACGTTTTGTATAGTCAGGATAAGATTAACGGGACGCGTATGAAACTGAACCCGTATGTTTTTCCGGATGTGGACTGGTATGATGAGATGTTTAATAATGTAGCTTTTAATGAGAAAGTGAACTTTAACATCCGTGGCGGAGGAAAGAAAATTGATTATTTTTCAAGTATCTCGGTCAATCACGAATCGGGTATGCTGAAGAATCGTTCTAAGGACTTTTTCTCTTATAACAATAATATTGACGTGATGCGTTATGCTTTTCAGAACAATATTAATGCATACCTCAGCAAAACGTCCAAGTTGTCAGTGAGATTGAACGTACAACTTCGTGACTTGCGTGAGCCCAACCGCGGTATTGATGATATTTTTGCGGATGCTATGAACTCAAGTCCGGTTGAAGCACCTGTTTTCTATGAACCGGACGGAACAACCAGTCATGTGAAATGGGGTACGACCGACCGTTTGATTACGGCTTATCAGGGGAATCCGGTTGCTCAGTTGGCTACGGGGTATAATGATACATTTGAAAGTACGGTTATTGCTGCTCTTGAGTTTGAACAGAAATTAGACTTTCTGACCAAGGGGCTTCGGTTTAAGGCATTGGGAACGTTCAAGAACTGGTCGAAATCTGTCAATAAATATAGTGCCGAATGGAATAAATATTTGTTGGGGTCATATGAACAGAATGAAGACGGTTCGTATAGCTACACCACAAATAGGGTAGGCAACGAAGTGTCAACCGACTTGAACAATACCATTGCTACGGCGGGAGATCGCCGGATTTATCTGGAAGCAATGGTTGATTATAACCGTACATTCGGAAAGCATGATGTTAATGCCATGTTGCTTTATAATCAAGACGAACTTGTCAATAATGTGCCGAGTGGCGATACAGGCAGCCAAAGACTTATCAGCTCGCTGCCCAAACGTAAACAAGGTCTTGCCGGACGACTTTCGTATGCATACGACGGAAAATATATGGCGGAAGTCAATATGGGCTATAATGGTTCGGAGAATTTTGCGAAGGGACATCGCTGGGGATTTTTCCCTTCCATAGCGCTGGGATATAATATCAGTGAAGAAAGTTTCTTTGAACCTCTGCGTAAGGTTGTTACCAGTATGAAATTACGCGGCTCATGGGGATTGGTCGGTAATGACCAGATTGGTGGTGAAAGGTTTATTTATATGCCTATGATTAATCTGTCTGGTATGGGATTTACTACCGGTATTGACCAGAACTATGGATTGGACGGACCGGTTTATACCCGTTATGAAAACACTAATATAACTTGGGAGGTGGGAGAAAAGATCAATCTTGGTATTGACTTGCAATTATTGAACAGCCTGAACATTGTTGTCGATGTTTTCCGTGAGACTCGTAGAGATATATTCCAGAAAAAAGGAACTATTCCTACTTATCTGGGAACCGGAAAGACCGATGTGTTTGGTAATCTTGCCGAGATGAAAAATCAGGGACTTGACCTCTCTATTGATTATAACAAGGCATTCAGCAAGGATTTCTATATGAACTTTAAGGGAACGTTCACTTACGCCCACAATGAGATTACTAAATATGATGAAGCTCCTAAATATGCCTTCCAGTCGAAAGTCGGTCAGAGTGCCAATGTTAACCAGGGATATTTGTCGAACGGGTTATTTTTAGATGAGGCTGAAATAGACCGCTACAATCAACAGATGGGTTCTACACTGGGAGCAGGCGATATCAAATACCTCAATGTGTCGAATATGCATGGGTATGGAGATGATATAGTGGACGTGGACGACTGGACATGGATTGGAAATCCTACAGTTCCTGAAATCGTATATGGTTTCGGTCCTTCGTTCAAATATAAAAACTGGGACTTCTCTTTCTTCTTTCAGGGAGTAGCGAAAACTTCATTGTTTATGAGTGGATTCCATCCTTTCGGTGATAACTCGTTGCGTAATGTGCTGCAATTTGTGGCAGATGACAGATGGTCGCCGACGAATCAGAATGTAGATGCGAAATATCCGCGTTTGACTCGTAAAACTAGTTTGAATAATACGAATCCCGGTAGCTCCGGTCGTACATCTGATTATTGGATGCGTGACGGTTCGTTCTTGAAACTGAAAAATATGGAGATTGGATATACATTTAAAAGAATGCGTTTCTATGTTAGCGGTTCCAACTTGTTGACATTCTCCAAGTTTGATTTATGGGATCCGGAACAGGGAGGCGGAAGCGGGCTGAAATATCCTACACAACGTGTCTTTAATGTAGGTTTCCAAATGACTTTCAATAATTAAATTTACATAGTATGAAAAATATAATAAAATATCTGTTTTTAGCATTGTTTGCGGGAACTGTTATGGTGTCCTGTGATTTTCTGGATGTGGTACCGGCGGAGAAAGCCAGTGATAAAGATGCTTTTTCCAGTCCTAAAGCAGCGGAAAGATTTCTGTATTCATGTTATGGATATATACCGCAGATTAATAAGGTGCAGAATTGTCTGGATTTCAGTGGAGATGAGATTATAAGTCCTTTTACTCAGGAAGCATATGTAAAATTTGCCGAAGGTGTTTATACTTCGGGAAACTTGATCATCAGTTATTGGAA
The DNA window shown above is from Bacteroides faecium and carries:
- a CDS encoding TonB-dependent receptor — translated: MRKLLSLHCGVRYIRYIVLVLLFYPLTVLGAQGHITVKGQSITIKEAIMLIEKNSNYVFFYNAADLKNIRLKNINCSGTIDKVLNEVFANTGISYLIQGNDVVLKVSKAESTQQVKKTEIVGVVTDARTGESIIGASVAIVGSATGVITDMDGKFVLQASPKDVLRISYVGYTAKEVKVGNKKVLAIDLSEDAQALDEVVVTAYGTGQKKASMVGSVQAIRPAELKVPSTNLSNSFAGRLSGVVAVQRSGRPGADGSDFWIRGISTLSQATSPLIIIDGVQVSSADLNALDPEVIDGFSILKDATATAMYGTRGANGVMIVTTKSGQNLDKPIINFRVEGQVSQPTKTPKFVDGATYMELFNEAVKNDGSPDVLYSQDKINGTRMKLNPYVFPDVDWYDEMFNNVAFNEKVNFNIRGGGKKIDYFSSISVNHESGMLKNRSKDFFSYNNNIDVMRYAFQNNINAYLSKTSKLSVRLNVQLRDLREPNRGIDDIFADAMNSSPVEAPVFYEPDGTTSHVKWGTTDRLITAYQGNPVAQLATGYNDTFESTVIAALEFEQKLDFLTKGLRFKALGTFKNWSKSVNKYSAEWNKYLLGSYEQNEDGSYSYTTNRVGNEVSTDLNNTIATAGDRRIYLEAMVDYNRTFGKHDVNAMLLYNQDELVNNVPSGDTGSQRLISSLPKRKQGLAGRLSYAYDGKYMAEVNMGYNGSENFAKGHRWGFFPSIALGYNISEESFFEPLRKVVTSMKLRGSWGLVGNDQIGGERFIYMPMINLSGMGFTTGIDQNYGLDGPVYTRYENTNITWEVGEKINLGIDLQLLNSLNIVVDVFRETRRDIFQKKGTIPTYLGTGKTDVFGNLAEMKNQGLDLSIDYNKAFSKDFYMNFKGTFTYAHNEITKYDEAPKYAFQSKVGQSANVNQGYLSNGLFLDEAEIDRYNQQMGSTLGAGDIKYLNVSNMHGYGDDIVDVDDWTWIGNPTVPEIVYGFGPSFKYKNWDFSFFFQGVAKTSLFMSGFHPFGDNSLRNVLQFVADDRWSPTNQNVDAKYPRLTRKTSLNNTNPGSSGRTSDYWMRDGSFLKLKNMEIGYTFKRMRFYVSGSNLLTFSKFDLWDPEQGGGSGLKYPTQRVFNVGFQMTFNN